The following proteins are co-located in the Moraxella nasovis genome:
- a CDS encoding radical SAM protein, with product MTNNPLRNTQIPTTDPQAGLKITEIFYSLQGEALSSGLPTIFVRLTGCPLRCTYCDTTYSFTGGERLSLDEIIAIIESYPCQRICLTGGEPLAQPNTIALMHALLAKDYEISLETAGALSVAQVPTAVSKVMDLKSPSSGECDKNLWENLAHLTPHDQIKIVIANRTDYDWAKKIIDEHRLHQKCGTVWLSPMFNLHDSSKSLDAMPSLATDLAEWILADALPVRFGLQLHKIIWADAKGK from the coding sequence ATGACAAATAACCCATTAAGAAACACCCAAATCCCCACCACCGACCCCCAAGCAGGACTTAAGATCACCGAAATATTTTACTCCTTGCAAGGCGAGGCACTCAGTTCAGGCTTGCCGACCATATTTGTACGTCTTACAGGCTGTCCATTACGCTGCACTTATTGTGATACTACTTATTCATTTACAGGCGGTGAGAGACTGTCTTTAGATGAGATTATCGCCATCATCGAATCCTACCCCTGCCAGCGTATTTGCCTAACTGGCGGTGAGCCATTAGCACAGCCCAATACCATCGCACTGATGCACGCCTTGCTGGCTAAAGACTATGAGATATCACTTGAGACTGCAGGGGCTTTATCAGTGGCACAAGTCCCTACTGCCGTCTCAAAAGTCATGGACCTAAAATCCCCATCATCTGGAGAATGCGATAAGAATTTATGGGAAAATCTAGCCCATCTTACACCCCACGACCAAATCAAAATCGTCATCGCCAATCGCACCGACTATGACTGGGCAAAAAAAATCATCGATGAGCACCGTCTGCACCAAAAATGCGGAACAGTATGGCTGTCACCTATGTTTAATTTACACGATTCAAGCAAATCTTTAGATGCCATGCCAAGCCTTGCAACCGATCTGGCAGAGTGGATACTGGCAGACGCACTGCCTGTGCGATTTGGTCTGCAGCTGCATAAAATCATCTGGGCGGACGCCAAAGGTAAATGA
- a CDS encoding APC family permease gives MSTPVTNVAKLQRNLGLWHVIIIGLAYIQPMTLLDTFGMVSRDSGGHVPMSYIFALVAILLTSISYGHMIRAYPSSGSAYTYTQRSINPSMGFMVGWSSWLDYLLSPMVNIILAVIYLEALFPSVNHWVWVISLTALMTGVNIFGSKVVAYFNSWIVFVQLIVIGVFVYLIYTKLQMGTYADGTIMADAYEMWSLKPFWNEMTSVGALITGATILCFSFTGFDSLSSLAEETKDVKNTLPKAMILTSLIAGVVFIISTYFMQVFFPSNPSTYFELVDETQPEVLMLVGGSLFQAWVLGFAIVTVMASGISAHAGVSRLMYVMGRDGVISNKIFGQISPRFFTPVNNILIAGAVALTAGFISLEAVVNLISFGALTAFSFVNLSVIFRYAIRDKKVGSLKQFISYVVVPVLGFISVFLMWLEVDKITLNVGLAWAALGFVWLGIKTSGFKKPVPQYNEHE, from the coding sequence TTGAGTACACCTGTTACTAACGTTGCTAAGTTGCAACGAAATCTTGGACTATGGCACGTCATTATCATCGGTCTTGCCTATATTCAGCCGATGACTTTATTAGATACTTTCGGTATGGTATCTCGTGACAGTGGCGGTCATGTGCCGATGTCGTATATCTTCGCTCTGGTTGCTATTTTGCTGACGTCTATCAGCTATGGGCACATGATCCGAGCCTATCCTTCTTCTGGTTCTGCTTACACATATACCCAACGCTCAATCAACCCATCTATGGGCTTTATGGTTGGCTGGTCAAGCTGGCTTGATTACCTGCTATCACCGATGGTCAATATCATCTTGGCAGTAATCTATTTAGAAGCTCTTTTCCCAAGTGTAAATCACTGGGTGTGGGTGATTAGCCTTACCGCTCTTATGACTGGGGTGAATATATTTGGCTCAAAAGTGGTTGCCTATTTTAACAGCTGGATTGTGTTTGTACAGTTAATTGTCATCGGCGTGTTCGTCTATTTGATCTATACTAAGCTGCAAATGGGGACTTATGCCGATGGCACAATCATGGCAGACGCTTATGAAATGTGGAGCTTAAAGCCATTTTGGAATGAGATGACATCAGTCGGTGCACTCATCACAGGGGCGACCATCTTATGCTTCTCGTTCACAGGATTTGATTCATTATCAAGCCTTGCTGAAGAGACCAAAGACGTCAAAAACACCCTACCAAAAGCCATGATCTTAACATCGCTCATCGCAGGTGTGGTCTTTATCATCAGTACCTATTTTATGCAAGTCTTCTTCCCATCAAACCCTAGCACTTACTTTGAGCTTGTTGATGAGACTCAGCCTGAAGTCTTGATGTTGGTTGGTGGCTCACTATTTCAAGCATGGGTACTTGGCTTTGCTATCGTAACAGTAATGGCATCAGGCATATCAGCTCACGCAGGTGTATCAAGACTGATGTATGTCATGGGTCGTGACGGCGTGATTAGTAATAAAATCTTTGGTCAAATTAGCCCAAGATTCTTTACGCCTGTAAATAACATTCTGATTGCAGGTGCAGTTGCCTTAACCGCAGGTTTTATCAGCCTTGAGGCGGTGGTAAACCTAATCAGCTTTGGTGCATTGACGGCATTTAGCTTTGTAAATCTATCGGTAATCTTTCGTTATGCCATCCGTGATAAGAAAGTCGGCTCGCTAAAACAATTTATTAGCTATGTTGTCGTGCCTGTGCTTGGCTTTATCAGCGTATTTTTAATGTGGCTTGAAGTGGATAAAATTACACTAAATGTCGGCTTAGCTTGGGCAGCACTTGGCTTTGTATGGCTTGGTATTAAAACTTCTGGATTTAAAAAACCTGTACCCCAGTATAACGAGCATGAATAA
- the rpoZ gene encoding DNA-directed RNA polymerase subunit omega, producing MARVTIEDCLENVDNRFELILVASRRARQLAQGNVDPTVAVQNDKPTVLALREIAAGNVTRTILDEPEEVFVKTVERFDLSLNPADF from the coding sequence ATGGCACGAGTTACTATTGAAGATTGCTTAGAAAATGTTGATAACCGTTTTGAGCTGATTTTGGTTGCCAGTCGTCGTGCACGCCAATTAGCACAAGGTAATGTAGATCCTACGGTAGCTGTCCAAAACGACAAGCCAACTGTGCTTGCCCTACGTGAGATTGCTGCAGGTAACGTTACTCGAACCATCTTAGACGAACCTGAAGAAGTCTTTGTAAAAACGGTTGAACGCTTTGATTTATCACTAAACCCTGCAGACTTCTAA
- a CDS encoding RelA/SpoT family protein: MPAHHSYDISDRFSHPLVDESADSLMRAAGYLSDEERADVWRACHFGDVAHIKDKRKSGEPYITHPIAVAEIIAGFKLDKDTIIAAILHDTVEDTDVTHDNLIAEFGQTVACLVDGVTKLKSSSMSRQQSQAATFHKILTATISDPRVLIIKLSDRLHNMSTLDAVSEEKQKRTARETLDFYIPFARIMGLNDIADYIELLCYRNLNPAMYTKFTDKLLQHGLGRNFQKLETSTYLQHLLQQLKLNGNVQVLDNRASMYRQFFKNRGEISKLARQYDFEVVLDDIKSCDILADYLVKEHNIADKQIQDNIRKPLAGGNQSLTLIYEQDYNHIKVTLLTKRMQEAARLGVISRDKGDVSQSVIQASLRNMKDLANAEKLDRNTDENVNADSVAIIDELINYLHERKIVCYSPKGRAYELPRGSTALDFAYAVGPAIGNIATGADINGKHGKLGNVLADGDSVSIDTDKNAIPKAEWLGFVATNKARAEILRVLKRLPDSDKVKHGYEALDRALRTYGKSITDLEPLDWQDILNWRGLSDKNELFLQIAGGTLLPQMVVSRLFSEEIDTADLNQITQSKHLLAGVRGVEVAFGKCCNPIYGDHIVGHLSSSKGLVIHRHKCYSLAAVRADNPYQIIQVSWKPNVDIDQKAHQLHFPATLRIFAMLNEEQISQAIYELRAFNIGVEQTSIKMDNKDSKTGSTLFHVVVRSRDHLDEGVVRLRQILGYPNIMRLYQF, translated from the coding sequence ATGCCAGCTCATCATTCTTATGATATATCAGATCGTTTTAGCCACCCTTTAGTCGATGAGTCTGCCGACAGCTTAATGCGTGCGGCTGGCTATTTAAGCGATGAAGAGCGTGCCGATGTCTGGCGTGCGTGCCACTTTGGCGATGTCGCCCACATTAAAGATAAACGTAAATCAGGCGAGCCTTACATTACTCACCCCATCGCTGTTGCTGAGATTATTGCAGGCTTTAAGCTTGATAAAGACACGATTATCGCTGCCATCTTGCATGACACGGTGGAAGACACAGACGTTACCCATGACAACTTAATTGCAGAATTTGGGCAGACGGTGGCGTGTCTTGTGGATGGAGTCACCAAGCTTAAGTCATCTAGCATGAGCCGTCAGCAAAGCCAAGCTGCAACCTTTCATAAGATTCTCACAGCGACCATCTCAGATCCTAGAGTACTGATTATCAAGCTATCTGACCGCCTGCATAATATGTCTACCCTAGATGCTGTCAGCGAAGAAAAACAAAAACGCACTGCTCGTGAGACCCTAGATTTTTATATCCCATTTGCTCGCATTATGGGGCTAAATGACATCGCTGATTATATCGAACTGCTGTGCTATCGCAACCTAAACCCTGCCATGTACACCAAGTTTACCGATAAGCTACTTCAGCATGGGCTAGGGCGTAATTTTCAAAAACTAGAAACCAGCACCTATTTACAGCACCTACTTCAGCAGCTTAAGCTAAATGGCAATGTCCAAGTACTGGATAATCGTGCATCCATGTACCGTCAGTTTTTTAAGAATCGTGGCGAGATTAGCAAGCTTGCTCGTCAGTATGATTTTGAGGTAGTGCTTGATGATATTAAGTCTTGTGACATATTAGCTGATTATTTGGTTAAAGAGCATAACATCGCCGACAAACAGATTCAAGATAATATCCGTAAACCCCTGGCTGGTGGCAATCAGTCGCTAACTCTTATCTATGAGCAAGACTATAATCACATTAAGGTAACTTTACTCACCAAGCGGATGCAAGAAGCGGCAAGACTTGGTGTTATTAGTCGTGATAAAGGAGACGTCAGCCAATCAGTCATCCAAGCAAGCTTACGCAATATGAAAGACCTTGCTAATGCAGAAAAACTCGATCGCAATACTGATGAGAATGTGAATGCAGATTCTGTCGCCATCATTGATGAACTGATAAACTACCTACACGAACGTAAAATCGTCTGTTACAGCCCAAAAGGTCGTGCTTATGAGCTACCACGAGGCTCAACCGCCCTTGATTTCGCCTATGCTGTCGGCCCTGCCATCGGTAACATCGCCACAGGAGCTGATATTAATGGAAAACATGGCAAGCTTGGTAATGTCCTGGCAGATGGTGATAGTGTCAGCATTGACACCGATAAAAACGCCATACCAAAAGCAGAATGGCTAGGCTTTGTTGCAACTAATAAAGCTCGTGCCGAAATCTTACGGGTCTTAAAACGCCTGCCAGACAGCGATAAAGTCAAACACGGCTATGAAGCCTTAGACCGAGCTTTACGCACCTATGGAAAAAGCATCACCGACCTTGAGCCACTTGACTGGCAAGACATCCTAAACTGGCGTGGGCTATCCGATAAGAACGAACTATTTTTACAGATTGCTGGCGGCACGCTTTTACCACAGATGGTCGTTTCTCGGTTGTTTAGCGAAGAAATTGACACCGCTGATCTTAACCAAATCACCCAGTCAAAGCACCTATTAGCAGGTGTGCGTGGCGTGGAAGTTGCCTTTGGTAAGTGCTGTAACCCCATCTATGGCGATCATATCGTTGGGCATTTATCATCAAGCAAGGGCTTGGTGATTCACCGCCATAAATGCTATTCGCTCGCTGCGGTGCGCGCCGATAACCCCTATCAGATTATTCAGGTTAGCTGGAAGCCTAATGTAGATATCGACCAGAAGGCACATCAGCTGCATTTTCCTGCTACGTTACGCATCTTTGCCATGCTAAATGAAGAACAAATCAGTCAAGCCATC